A window of Centroberyx gerrardi isolate f3 chromosome 6, fCenGer3.hap1.cur.20231027, whole genome shotgun sequence genomic DNA:
tgtgtgtgtctcaccctcTCCCTGCAGCTGCGTGGGATCCAGCAGCTCCATCATGTAGTCGGTGTCCAGCTGTAAGGTGACCACATCGCTACGGAGCAGCACCCACGTCAGGCAGGGCAGGAAATCATCTGCTCCGAACACCATGcctagagagaggagaggagaggagaggagaggagaggagaggagaggagaggagaggagaggagaggagaggagaggagaggagaggagtaaacagagagaagacagtcagagagagctAGAGAAGTAATAATCTCTATACAGGCATCCTTCAGTGCCGCCCGGCTACCTGGGCTGGCGTTGGCGCTCATGCTGTGGTAGATGCTCTTGCAGACTTTGAGCAGGATCTGGACCTTCTTGCTCGGGGAGTAGGCGGCGCGCATGCTGCTCCACCTCTGCTGCATGCGCTCCAGGGTGGGGGGGTCGGGCACCCCAGCCCCCGCCGACCCCCCCAGCTCCtccaccccccgcccctccagcACCCGCTGGTTGGCCCGGAGACGTGGGAGGCTGCTGTCGTTGCTGCGGGAGGTCTGGAGGGAGGAGTAGAGGTGGGAGGTGACGGGCTTCAGAGCCACCTTGTGGAGGGAAAGCTCCACCATGGAGTCTGCAGGAGGGTGAGAAGGTGTTAAGAGTTAGAGAAGGAAATGCAGTTCTCTTTTTCATGCATTATATTTATATGTAAGGAGACAATTCATGATCTTTCATTGAGGTGCAGGGTCCAAAGGGACAATCCTAGATATAGTACaatatgtgtcattttcaaaacatctgTGTGTCTCATTTGGAGGAACAtgcttgtgttacttttcaatgtcaatcactcattcattcatttactttaCTCCCTGAATCTTTTTTCAGTGTCCAGGGGTGTAGaatctatcccagcatgcactgggcagaaggcagggagacacacTGGACAGCTTGCCAGtccacagatggacagacaatcatactcacattcacacctatgggaaATTTAGAGTCTCTAATCCACCTgatttgcatgtctttggactgtgggaggcagggttattatagtttgggatttttcattagtttttatttttattttgttttcaatttttttatttcagtttagttttactttGTTTTCGGTGTGcttttggtagttttagttgagtttttttatatatatatatataaatatttttggTCGGGGTGGTAGtttttaaaggttaaatgatAGTTTCAGAACAGATATTTTGCATATGTTTtcaacaggtattgtgtaatacaaacaataaatcatacattttttttaacatttatttacataaattTTTCAATGCATCCTAAACTAAGTCAAAGTTGGAGCCACTTGCTTTCATGCTGCCTAAATGAAATGCACTAGCAGACTCAACAGCAATCTGAATTCAGACCATTTAGCTCAAAATAATCCCAAACAGGATTCGAGGCGGCATGAGGCGTTTTCTCCCAAGCATTTTTGACACAAGTTGTGAAAACAGCGATGGTGCTGACAATGTTGGCACTTCTGACAAGAGCAAGAGGTGCTCATGGGGCCCAACAAGTCAGTCTACAGGATTGCACCATCTAGTGGTGTAGTCAGTGTTCagcaaaaacagccaaaaattgTCCACCCAtaattcattctctttttcaccctgcacataaacaaaaacgtagattttttattttattttagctatCATAGTAGACAAGATAGTCTTAGTTAAGAGTTTtttaacagtttgtttttgtctaaCTTGATAATAACATTGCACCCACACAAAGTGCACACAGTAAGGGCCAGGACTCAAATGTGTgctgtcccaaactagacacacagatgtgttgaaaatgacacatccattTAAAGAGTGTATGGTAAAGCCCAGATGAACCGGATCAGCTCTCTCACCTATCTCCAAGTCAGGTGTGTCGGTCATGCTGTCCAACAGCACCTGGATTTCAGTACAGTCCAGTAGCGTCTCCCTCAGCGCCGTGAGCGATGACCTCACCTCCTGTAGGAACTCTGACCCCGTGACCCCGGCGGGATCGACCCCTCCCCTCAGCGTCGTCTCCACGAACCCTCTCGCGGCATCAGCGAACGCCCCGCCTTTCCGCTCGCTCAGCTCCAGCACCCGGTTGGTCAGTCTTCTCTGCTGACACACCAGCCCGCCAATCGCCTGCCCCACCGCAGAGAGGCGGTGTATGACCTTGTCAGCCAGCCGCTGCGCCGACGGGTGGGTTGGGGCGGGGCTCGACAGCTGACCCTCCAGCTCTTCCTCTATGCTGCTGATGGACAGCGAGTCGAGCTCCAGCGACGGGGgctggagggaggacagaggccTGGGCGGGGGCAGCCAGACTCCGTCCTCGATCCAGGACACCCTGCAGGGAGACTGGGGCACGGGGCTGCTGTGGTGCAGCTCTGAGACGGAACATGAGGGAGTCccgggggtggagggggtggacggggtggagggaggcaggCTCTCCTGGCTTCCCGGTCTCCAGGGGGGATTGCAGGCGGCGTCTCGGCTGGGACGCCTCAACACCACCACTGCTGGGGCGGTGGGTGTCGGTGTGGTGGGGGGGCAATGCGGCGAATCGGCTGACTGGGCTCGGATTAGAACTGGACAAGGCAAACGCAGATTATGAACACCACAAAAGAagtgacttcaatgtagttcaAAATCACTGCATGAATCAGGATAGAGTAACTGCAACAAACAGTACAGATGAATGCAATATACTGTGGAGCATGGAGATAACACTATTTTTCCATATGGTTTTAGTTAAaattggtctgtgtgtgtgtgtgcgcctctgtatgtatgtatgcgtgtgcgcaagtgtgtgtgcttgtctacACAGACCGAAAGCAGCAAAATTATAAATAATTTCTACACACACCAAAGTGACACTTCCTGACCTGAGCTCTCAGCACTGGCAGCAGAACCTTCCTGGTCCAATGAGATGGCTCGTTTGCTctgtagccccgcccctccccatGGCCTGGTGGTGCTGAGGCGTCTCTCTCGTCTGTAATTGGTTGACTGAGGGCTGGCTGGCCGGCGTGTCAGCCAATCGTCTCCGTGCTCACGGAGGTAGAGGGGGTTGATGACACACAGGGCGCCATTGGCTGACGTCAgctgaggaaacacacacacacacacacatagtggcATAGTGAAGGAGTGTGTGGAGGAAGACGTGA
This region includes:
- the rinl gene encoding ras and Rab interactor 2 isoform X2; the encoded protein is MAVHSPVNGMTAIPWRSSRKKQSLLSVLEQLRGCQQAWCPAAPWDREGAHAALRGSPAGSFLLLRDAETSQPSLLCVSTGENEEVVDYRIKCTGTVFQLSESRLGFSDLAQLVLFYSLTRDTLAVCLSVPQWIYNVTDPTKARLSQLEPKTWLCAPPDLQTDHMTHREPSTVMCSIQLTSANGALCVINPLYLREHGDDWLTRRPASPQSTNYRRERRLSTTRPWGGAGLQSKRAISLDQEGSAASAESSVLIRAQSADSPHCPPTTPTPTAPAVVVLRRPSRDAACNPPWRPGSQESLPPSTPSTPSTPGTPSCSVSELHHSSPVPQSPCRVSWIEDGVWLPPPRPLSSLQPPSLELDSLSISSIEEELEGQLSSPAPTHPSAQRLADKVIHRLSAVGQAIGGLVCQQRRLTNRVLELSERKGGAFADAARGFVETTLRGGVDPAGVTGSEFLQEVRSSLTALRETLLDCTEIQVLLDSMTDTPDLEIDSMVELSLHKVALKPVTSHLYSSLQTSRSNDSSLPRLRANQRVLEGRGVEELGGSAGAGVPDPPTLERMQQRWSSMRAAYSPSKKVQILLKVCKSIYHSMSANASPGMVFGADDFLPCLTWVLLRSDVVTLQLDTDYMMELLDPTQLQGEGGYYLTTLYASLYYISSFKPRLAVRQLSAEAQQSLNQWHRRRTLHCNQSRRRKNRRTIRRQTYRKSSETETGSQQEDESGKGSESGDVAEAQQQTESSTEALEPVREETGGGQEAEDQSAPPASQQEMLLRKEDDGQSVSRAEEERKKEAEGRKEHLAVHQHDVRWTQQLEIHRAEEH
- the rinl gene encoding ras and Rab interactor 2 isoform X1 — encoded protein: MEKQHFNLNLVRFIDHERGSNPVSYSILLSYCRYVPYRQSNTYPLCMLTYVCICVFICLHVSRAVHSPVNGMTAIPWRSSRKKQSLLSVLEQLRGCQQAWCPAAPWDREGAHAALRGSPAGSFLLLRDAETSQPSLLCVSTGENEEVVDYRIKCTGTVFQLSESRLGFSDLAQLVLFYSLTRDTLAVCLSVPQWIYNVTDPTKARLSQLEPKTWLCAPPDLQTDHMTHREPSTVMCSIQLTSANGALCVINPLYLREHGDDWLTRRPASPQSTNYRRERRLSTTRPWGGAGLQSKRAISLDQEGSAASAESSVLIRAQSADSPHCPPTTPTPTAPAVVVLRRPSRDAACNPPWRPGSQESLPPSTPSTPSTPGTPSCSVSELHHSSPVPQSPCRVSWIEDGVWLPPPRPLSSLQPPSLELDSLSISSIEEELEGQLSSPAPTHPSAQRLADKVIHRLSAVGQAIGGLVCQQRRLTNRVLELSERKGGAFADAARGFVETTLRGGVDPAGVTGSEFLQEVRSSLTALRETLLDCTEIQVLLDSMTDTPDLEIDSMVELSLHKVALKPVTSHLYSSLQTSRSNDSSLPRLRANQRVLEGRGVEELGGSAGAGVPDPPTLERMQQRWSSMRAAYSPSKKVQILLKVCKSIYHSMSANASPGMVFGADDFLPCLTWVLLRSDVVTLQLDTDYMMELLDPTQLQGEGGYYLTTLYASLYYISSFKPRLAVRQLSAEAQQSLNQWHRRRTLHCNQSRRRKNRRTIRRQTYRKSSETETGSQQEDESGKGSESGDVAEAQQQTESSTEALEPVREETGGGQEAEDQSAPPASQQEMLLRKEDDGQSVSRAEEERKKEAEGRKEHLAVHQHDVRWTQQLEIHRAEEH